The nucleotide window ataggaaacttatgaaagaaattggataggacaccaaaaaatacaaaaaaagtccATGTTCATGTCTTAGGAGAACATTGTAGAAATGTCTAAattacccaaagcagtctacacatttaatgccatccttatcaaaatatcaacagcatttttcacaaagctagaacaaacaatcctaatatttgtttggaaccataaaagatgctgaatagccaaagcaatattggaaaataaatgcaaaactaGAGGAATTGTTATTCTGGAATTctaagctatattacaaagtcatcaagacaggatggtactggcacaaaaacagatacataagtCAATGGAACAGTGTAGAAAACCCATAAATGGATccataactatatggtcaactgatctttaacAGAGTagaaaatatccaatggaaaaaagtctacTCAACAAATGCTATTGGTAAAACTgggcagcaacatgcagaagaatgaaactggactactttattacactatgcacaaaaataaattcaaaatggagaaacagagaaagagacaatcaagaaaactaaaatacaaactacagaatgggagaagatatttgcaaatgacatatcagatcaggggctagtatccaaaatccataaagaacttctcaaattcaacacagaaaaaacaaatactctattttaaaaatgggcagaaagcataaatagacatttttccattcAGATatctaacagacacatgaaaaaatgctcaacatcactcaccatcagagaaatacaaatcaaaaccacaaggagatatcaacTCActcctgccagaatggctaaaataaacacaggaaacaaaagatgatggtgaggatgcagagaaagaggagcccTCTTTCACTGTTGCTggaatgcaaaccagtgcagCTACTCTGTAaatattatggaggttcctcaaaatgttaaaaatagaagtatcctATTATACAGCAATtgcactgtatgtatatatgtattatatatacatatattggaagaaaagaaacaaaagacatatatgtattatatacataaatgttatatatgtatgtgtgtatatatgtatatatattatatatgtataatacatcTATACATACAGTGCAATTGCTGtataataagatatatatatatatatatatatatatatatatatatataatacaatggaatattactcggccattaaaaaagaataagatcctGCTATTTGCAATTGCATTATAAGGTATTTAcaaaaaggatacaaaattacaGATTCAAAGgtgtacatgcaccctgatgtttatagcagcgttatcAGTAATAATTAAACTATGGAGATAGCCCAAATGTACACTGACTgatatatggataaagaagaggagatatatatacacagtggaatattaaccagtcatcaaaaagataaaaaaaattcttgctatTTGCgatgatgtgaatggagctagagtgaaccatgctaagcaaaataagtcagtcagattTAGACAATAtaacttcactcatatgtgaaacttaggaaacagaacagatgaacgtatgtgaaggagaaaaaaagagagggaagcaaaccataagagattctaaacaatagagaacaaacagggttgttgaagggaggtgggtggggaatgggctaaattggtgatgggtattaaggaaggcacttgttatagtaagcactgggtgttatatgttggtgatgaatcactaaattctactcattACCAATGAGTATTGATAATGAGTAgaaatcaatattacactatatgttaactaactagaattaaattaaaatttggaagaaaagaaacaaaagacatataaacggccaacagacacatgagaaaatgctcaatattactcatcatcagagaaatgcaatttattttatttttaaggattaattaattaattaatttatttatttatttatttattgagactgGCACCTGAGCAcgggtgaggggtgagggagaaggagaagtagactccctgctgaacagggaatcAAAtgagggcctgatcccaggatcctaggatcatgacctgagccaaagacagagttTTAGCCAAGACCCCCAGGGGCCCCGAGAAGTGCAGtttaaaaccacattgagatatcacctcacatttgtcagattgtctaaaatgaaaaacacaagaaataatgaTTATTGGTAAGGATacggagaaaaggaaaccctcttgcactgttggtgggaatgcaaattggtgcacccactgcagaaaacagtatggagtttcctcaacaatttataaatagaactaccttatgatccagtaattacactactaagtatttactccaaaaatacagaaacactaactcaaaggAACACACGCACCCCCTAAGTTTATGGCAGCTGCAtatacaataaccaaattatggaagcagcccaagtgtgtATTgctagataaatggataaagaagatgcggttttatatacataattgaaaattattcagctattttaaaaaacccaaatccctgccatttgcaaggacatggatgaagctagaaagtattatgctcaCAAAATAtgtcaattagagaaagataaataccatattgacttcactcatatgtggaattttaaaaaaaaattgaccaaaggagaaaggaagagagaaataaactaagaaacggactcttgactatagagaacaaacttacgGTTACCATTTGGGAGGTGGttggggaggatgggtgaaataggtgatagggattaaggagtgcacttgtgatgataACTgggtaatatatggaattgttgaatcactatagtgtaaatctgaaactaatataacactgcatgctAAATACActgggaataaaataaaaagttaatgaataataagtggaaaaaatgatagcaagtatatttttaaaaactattctgcTATGAAGCAAACCTAAAGCACTTAGGaggtataataattataaagtttttaatttaaaaatgtaaaattatagttaaagataaaatttaaggcaaaaaaaaaagacaccgtATAGACTTGAATCTTTTGGAAAGACTTCCTACAAGGGCTGAAACTAAGAGAGGCTTAGAGATAATCAGAAAGCACAGCTTCCattactcaatttttatttaactgtGGTTTAGGCTATTGATACACTTTAGCTAGCCTTACTTTTGTGTCATTTGATGTGGAGTTtttgatggaaaaagaaaaaaagaggttgaTAAAAGGATCTATGGGCTGAAAGCTATTCAATCGACTTATGAGACACCATTAACAGCAAAATAATAAAGTGGAAAAACCACGTCTTTTGTGAAGCCACAATTTTTTATCCCTGTCTGAATTCATTTCTGCTAGTTCTCAAACACTGACTtttgtttaatttgaaaaatgaaaacaacaaaatgtttgtTCAACAACATAGTTTCTTTGTCCTTTGGGTTCTAGATTAAGAAGAAACAGCAAGATGTGCTTGGTTTTTTAGAAGCTAACAAAATAGGatttgaagaaaaagatattGCAGCCAATGAAGAGAATCGGAAGTGGATGAGAGAAAATGTACCTGAAAACAATCGACCAGCCACAGGGTACCCGCTGCCACCTCAGATTTTCAATGAAAGCCAGTACCGTggggtaagaaaaaaattaaaatctaaactCTTGTTTTATCAAATGTATCACCTCAAATACATCAAATCCCTTTTATCCCAAATTTGTATACAGGCTTTTTTTTGTTCATCACTTCATCCATATTAGGCAGCTGGGATATTTTTACTAGGAAGCAAATGGATGAATCATGCCCCCTGAAATTTCCTGTAAATGGATAATATAGACCTTGAACACAGAgttgttcttccatttctttttttatgatcttACTTTTAGGTAGTGTCTACACACAACCTGTGtattgaattcacaaccccaagatcaagaactgCATATTTtatcaactaagccagccaggcaccctgcttttccatttcttcttaatTCTATATAGAGCAATTGCATTGTGTCTGCTATGTCCATGAAGAAGCTTTTGAGAAGTCAACTGCATATTTAgatgaaaaatagtttaaaaataataataccttattttctccttgaagtcaataatacttttattttggtattattaatgaattttcataaaatgttaagtTAGCTAATTTAACTCATGTAAagaacaagggaaacaaaaatggaGTTTTGCTTTGTGACTGGTGCTTTCATGTATACCATCTTTAGTCTTTATTTAAACCATAGAGtagtttcctttattcttctgtcactatatatttaacatttgaaGCTGGTGACCATTCTTGCTACCATGGCAAGTACAAGTATAAATATAATAGTTTTCTTCTCTTAAGGAGCTGTTGGGAGTGAGGTGTGGGAAGAATCATACACGCCTGAAACAATTGGAGTGTGGTTATGAATCCATTTCTATGTGATGAGATAGTACAAGAAGCAAATGTGAGGGCTATAGGAATTTCCAGTAAGGAATTGTTTGCCCTGCTATATCCTCAGAATTAGCATGACTGAAGAACAACTGTATTAGAGTCAGCAATCCAAATCTTTTAGTTCATAGATATATATATGCAAGTAAAAGGACACTTTTTGGTGGGGATCTTTATTCGTGTGTCAATTCTGAAAATCTAGGGAAGGGAGCATGGAAAAATTGAGAACTTTATtgacacaaaatattttctctgtgaatTGAATTTTTAAGTTCTGAGGAGGGTCCTGAATATTTCATCTGTTGCTGCCAACAGGGCCGATATGTAAAGACATACTCTGCAGATAAGGAAAAGGCAATAAGGCTATTCATTAAGATAATAAAACCTCAGTGATTCTCTAATTTCTGCAAATTGCTGCAtcccaggagctggaagaggcctCAGAGGCCATCCAGTCTGATATAAgccagcaaatattttcttaactttttttgaagcaggaattttaatttgtttggacttgaaaacaaacacattttaggTTATAAGGGTAACAGTTGAGAAACCACATTGACCTGGCTAATTTCTCCATCAGAAGCCACAATGTAAGGGAATGTAGTATGTTACAGAAATCAGGTATCAGTGAGAAATAGGGAGCTGGAAAGGATGGAGCAGGAGGTGAGACTCGaccaaacaaatatttgttaatggaTAAAGGATCACATTTTTATTGAATGTctgctgtgtaccaggcactaAGTTAGGAttttaataacaatgaaaattaaGATTTGTCCCTATACAGACTCTTAGGGAGAAGCGTATATAGTAACCATTCATAGAAAATATATGCTATGTCAGTTATTATATTACAtgctttatgtgtattatatagTTAGTTTTCATACTAATCCCATGACGTAGGTATTTTTATTCCTgtattacagatgaagaaattgaggcctaGAAGAAGGCTAACTGACTTGCTAAATCTGTTTTATTCTAAAgctcttactttttcttttaaaccagtgtatatttcattttcctgtttataCAAAGAtcctatctttattttcttcctccattcTATATTATGGAAGGGTTGCTGACCTCAGTAAATTAAATTTCGCAGTATTCATTGCTGACTGGCTATTAGGTTTGGCCAATAATGGGAGATACTGGTTGAAAGATTGgaggacagaggaaaggaaaagccaAGGTGTAACCCTCCTGGCTTCTGGAGATGTCCATGACAGTGGCTGTGTCTGCTTTGTGGTACCAGGTATCCCAACTCTTGGGTTCTGTAATATCATCTTCTGCACTTTTTCCATTAGCTGTATAGCTGTGGTAGCAGCCTCTTGCTGTTGCTAATCTTTGGGTTCCCTTACCATTTCCTGTTTGCCTTTCATCAGTTCCTTTGTaaataaattcttcatattttgtaTTGAATTCCGTTGTTTAAAATATCTGAAGGTTTCTCAAACTTGGCACTATGGAGATATTGGATTGGAGAATACTTTGTTGTTGGGAGCTACCCTGTGCATCATAGAAAGTTTAGCAGCAACCCTGTCTTCTGTCTGTGAGTGCCAGTAGCACCCTCCCAGTTGTGAAAAACCAAGAATATCTCTAGACTTTGCCAGAtttccctgggggtgggggtggggagttatATCCTGTTGAGAACACTGAACTATGGATTAGGTTCTTATTTCCAGCCTGGAATGTGACTAAAACAACTAACCTACTACATAGATGAGGCTC belongs to Canis lupus familiaris isolate Mischka breed German Shepherd chromosome X, alternate assembly UU_Cfam_GSD_1.0, whole genome shotgun sequence and includes:
- the SH3BGRL gene encoding SH3 domain-binding glutamic acid-rich-like protein isoform X1 — protein: MVIRVYIASSSGSTAIKKKQQDVLGFLEANKIGFEEKDIAANEENRKWMRENVPENNRPATGYPLPPQIFNESQYRGDYDAFFEARENNAVYAFLGLTAPPGSKEAEAQAKQQA
- the SH3BGRL gene encoding SH3 domain-binding glutamic acid-rich-like protein isoform X2; this translates as MIKKKQQDVLGFLEANKIGFEEKDIAANEENRKWMRENVPENNRPATGYPLPPQIFNESQYRGDYDAFFEARENNAVYAFLGLTAPPGSKEAEAQAKQQA